The following are from one region of the Gammaproteobacteria bacterium genome:
- the ruvA gene encoding Holliday junction branch migration protein RuvA — MIGQVHGKLVYKQPPRLLVDVAGIGYELEAPMTAFYNLPEAGSEVCLHTHLVVRDDAHLLYGFTEQRQRDVFRYLLKVNGVGPRVALAILSGLTVEDLVTCVSAADAAMLTRVPGIGRKTAERLIVDLRDRLDGIEGSGPSFVGTRSLTPEHDAVSALVALGYRQTDAARAIRSTASDGAGVEELIRAALASLSGART, encoded by the coding sequence ATGATCGGACAGGTACACGGCAAACTGGTCTATAAGCAGCCCCCCAGACTGCTCGTTGATGTCGCCGGTATCGGATATGAGTTGGAGGCGCCGATGACGGCTTTTTACAACTTGCCGGAGGCCGGCAGTGAGGTCTGTCTGCACACACACCTCGTCGTACGCGACGATGCACACCTGTTGTACGGCTTTACCGAGCAGCGGCAACGGGACGTGTTTCGATACCTGCTTAAGGTCAATGGGGTCGGACCGCGGGTGGCGCTCGCGATTCTTTCTGGTCTTACGGTTGAAGACCTGGTGACGTGTGTGAGCGCAGCCGATGCCGCCATGCTTACACGGGTACCGGGTATCGGTCGCAAGACAGCGGAGCGCCTGATTGTTGATCTTAGAGATCGACTCGACGGTATCGAAGGGAGTGGGCCTTCATTTGTTGGGACTCGCTCACTGACACCGGAACACGATGCCGTCAGTGCATTGGTCGCACTGGGTTATCGGCAGACTGATGCTGCACGCGCAATACGCAGTACGGCATCCGATGGCGCAGGTGTTGAGGAACTCATCCGGGCTGCGCTGGCCAGCCTTTCAGGTGCGCGGACATGA
- the ruvC gene encoding crossover junction endodeoxyribonuclease RuvC: MPIRVLGIDPGSRVTGVGVVEIDGQSLRHVHSECIRAGDGELGERLAVIYSGVGDAIARCQPQSVAIERVFLATNPHAALILGHARGSAMLAAVNHGLAVSEYSALEIKRSVVGTGRAEKEQVQHMVRVLLGMDRKLPFDAADALACAICHIHTAQVEKRVAKTQQQADDRSV, translated from the coding sequence ATGCCGATTAGAGTACTGGGTATAGATCCCGGCTCCAGGGTCACCGGGGTCGGTGTGGTTGAGATCGATGGACAGAGTCTGCGCCATGTGCACAGCGAGTGCATTCGTGCGGGAGACGGCGAACTGGGTGAACGCCTGGCCGTGATCTACAGCGGTGTCGGTGACGCCATTGCCCGGTGCCAGCCACAGTCGGTGGCCATAGAACGGGTTTTCCTGGCTACAAATCCGCATGCGGCACTGATTCTAGGGCACGCCCGTGGCAGCGCGATGCTGGCGGCAGTAAATCACGGACTCGCCGTATCCGAGTACAGCGCTTTGGAGATCAAGCGGTCTGTGGTCGGCACTGGCAGGGCAGAAAAGGAGCAGGTCCAGCATATGGTTCGGGTGCTGCTGGGCATGGATCGCAAACTACCCTTCGATGCTGCAGATGCATTGGCCTGTGCGATATGCCACATTCACACCGCACAGGTGGAAAAGCGCGTGGCCAAGACGCAACAACAGGCAGACGACCGGTCTGTCTGA
- a CDS encoding YebC/PmpR family DNA-binding transcriptional regulator, whose product MAGHSKWANIKFRKAAQDAKRGKLFTKLIREITVAARAGGGDVTSNPRLRTATDKALGANMTRDTVDRAIKRGTGELDGVSYEEVRYEGYAPSGIAVLVECTTDNRNRTVSEVRHAFTKYGGSLGSEGSVAYLFDKVGLLIFPPGVDEDVVMEAAVDAGAQDVETGPDGTVEVITEPDELNLVTNQMSAAGLVSAVVEVVQRPTSETELAGEEAEKVMLLINALEDLDDVQDVFTNASFPEDMVFAS is encoded by the coding sequence ATGGCCGGGCACAGTAAATGGGCTAACATTAAGTTTCGCAAAGCGGCGCAGGATGCAAAACGCGGCAAACTGTTTACCAAGCTCATTCGGGAGATTACGGTAGCCGCGCGTGCTGGCGGCGGTGACGTGACTTCAAATCCGCGGCTGCGCACCGCCACTGACAAGGCACTTGGTGCCAATATGACACGGGACACCGTAGACCGGGCGATCAAGCGCGGTACCGGGGAGTTAGACGGCGTGTCCTATGAAGAAGTCCGCTATGAAGGTTATGCCCCGAGTGGGATCGCCGTGCTGGTGGAATGTACAACCGATAACCGCAACCGGACCGTCAGTGAGGTTCGTCATGCTTTTACCAAGTACGGCGGTAGCCTGGGTTCTGAAGGGTCGGTTGCCTACCTGTTCGACAAGGTCGGGCTGCTGATTTTTCCGCCGGGTGTGGATGAAGATGTGGTCATGGAAGCGGCAGTAGACGCCGGCGCACAGGATGTTGAAACCGGTCCTGACGGTACGGTTGAGGTGATCACCGAACCCGATGAACTGAACCTTGTAACAAATCAGATGTCCGCAGCGGGGTTGGTGTCGGCAGTGGTCGAGGTGGTGCAGCGGCCAACGAGTGAGACCGAACTCGCTGGAGAGGAGGCCGAAAAGGTTATGCTGCTGATTAACGCGTTGGAAGACCTGGACGATGTGCAGGATGTCTTTACCAATGCGAGTTTCCCGGAGGACATGGTGTTCGCCAGTTGA
- the nudB gene encoding dihydroneopterin triphosphate diphosphatase, whose protein sequence is MSAVSLRSEIAHKRPESVLIVVYTVTGQTLLLKRTRPVFWQSITGSLKWPDESPPDAACRELKEETGIKALSGWRNWQHTYTFPILPEYRHRYAPGVSDNKEHLFSLELSEPCQPVLSDAEHSSSLWLPIEDAITKVWSWSNRDALERVVAAITATD, encoded by the coding sequence ATGAGCGCGGTCTCACTCCGATCAGAGATTGCGCACAAACGACCCGAGTCAGTGCTGATTGTAGTCTACACGGTGACTGGGCAGACGCTGTTGCTCAAACGCACTCGTCCCGTATTCTGGCAGTCCATTACCGGCAGCTTGAAATGGCCCGACGAGTCGCCACCTGATGCAGCTTGTCGCGAACTTAAAGAAGAAACTGGCATCAAAGCGTTGTCGGGCTGGCGCAACTGGCAGCACACGTATACTTTTCCTATATTGCCGGAGTATCGTCATCGATATGCACCAGGTGTGTCCGACAACAAGGAGCATCTGTTCTCGCTTGAGTTGTCAGAGCCTTGTCAACCTGTATTGTCTGATGCCGAGCACTCGAGCAGCCTGTGGTTACCGATCGAAGATGCGATTACAAAGGTATGGTCATGGTCGAACCGGGATGCATTAGAGCGTGTCGTTGCTGCAATCACAGCGACTGACTGA
- the aspS gene encoding aspartate--tRNA ligase: MNRVSRSALCGTITPELNGQEVSLCGWVQRRRDHGGVIFIDLRDRSGIVQVVMDPDRQAQFAIAEAVRNEYVLWVSGRIRPRPEGTENPELPTGAVEVLGHDIEILNASDPLPFQVDDDDTGEAVRLRYRYLDLRSSRMQSNLRLRHQATRNLRHFLELQDFIEIETPVLTRSTPEGARDYLVPSRIYPGQFFALPQSPQLFKQLLMVSGFERYYQFARCFRDEDLRADRQPEFTQLDIEMSFVREDDVMGAMEQMIRDLFKGVLDIELPSPFPRLSYAEAVRRFGTDRPDLRIPLELVDVADLLRDVEFKVFSGPASDPGCRVAALRLPGGGSVSRQQIDSYTDFVKLYGAKGLAYIKVNQVAAGRDGLQSPILKFLPDDVIAEILKRTEVIDGDLIFFGADTAAVVNDALGALRVRLGHDLEMAEERWSPLWVTEFPLVEQDSDTGQWQSLHHPFTAPREDHLPLLDTDPGAVISRAYDMVLNGTEIGGGSIRNHRRDTQARIFQLLGIESQEAEEKFGFLLDGLRYGAPPHGGIAFGLDRIVAMMAGEESIRDVIAFPKTQKASCLLTESPSDVEGNQLRELGIRLRATQAPVTDSNSA; the protein is encoded by the coding sequence ATGAACAGGGTTTCTCGCAGTGCGTTGTGTGGCACGATCACGCCGGAGCTGAACGGTCAGGAAGTCAGTCTGTGCGGTTGGGTTCAGCGTCGTCGTGATCACGGTGGCGTGATCTTTATCGATCTGCGGGATCGATCAGGAATTGTTCAGGTCGTGATGGATCCTGATCGACAGGCGCAGTTTGCTATCGCCGAAGCGGTGCGTAATGAGTATGTACTCTGGGTCTCCGGGCGGATACGGCCCAGACCGGAAGGTACTGAAAACCCCGAGTTGCCCACTGGAGCTGTAGAGGTTCTGGGACACGACATTGAAATCCTCAATGCCAGTGATCCCTTGCCGTTTCAAGTCGACGATGATGACACCGGCGAAGCAGTACGGCTGCGGTATCGCTACCTGGACCTGCGAAGTTCTCGAATGCAGAGCAATCTACGCTTGCGTCACCAGGCAACCCGCAATTTGCGTCACTTTCTGGAACTGCAGGATTTCATTGAAATAGAGACGCCTGTACTCACCCGTTCTACCCCGGAGGGTGCGCGGGACTACTTGGTACCCAGTCGAATTTATCCCGGACAGTTTTTTGCACTGCCCCAGTCTCCGCAGCTGTTCAAGCAGTTGTTGATGGTGTCCGGCTTTGAACGGTACTACCAGTTTGCCCGCTGTTTTCGTGACGAGGACCTGCGGGCAGATCGTCAGCCTGAATTCACGCAGTTGGATATCGAGATGTCGTTCGTCCGTGAAGACGACGTCATGGGAGCCATGGAACAAATGATCCGTGACTTGTTCAAAGGTGTGCTGGATATTGAATTGCCGTCACCGTTCCCTCGGTTGTCTTACGCCGAGGCAGTGCGGCGTTTCGGGACCGACCGGCCAGACCTGCGAATTCCACTGGAACTGGTCGATGTGGCTGATCTGCTGCGGGATGTCGAATTCAAGGTGTTTTCAGGTCCTGCGTCAGATCCGGGCTGTCGGGTCGCCGCCCTTCGGCTACCAGGTGGCGGTTCGGTCAGTCGACAGCAGATCGACAGCTATACAGATTTTGTCAAACTTTACGGAGCCAAGGGACTGGCCTACATCAAAGTAAACCAGGTTGCGGCAGGTCGGGATGGTTTACAGTCCCCGATCCTCAAGTTTCTGCCTGATGATGTCATCGCTGAGATCCTCAAGCGCACAGAGGTGATCGATGGCGACCTGATCTTTTTCGGTGCCGACACGGCAGCCGTCGTGAACGATGCGCTGGGTGCGTTGCGCGTTCGTCTTGGCCATGACCTGGAGATGGCAGAAGAACGCTGGTCGCCGTTATGGGTGACCGAATTTCCGCTGGTTGAACAGGATTCCGATACGGGCCAGTGGCAATCTCTTCACCATCCGTTTACGGCGCCGCGGGAGGACCATCTACCGCTGCTCGATACAGATCCTGGCGCTGTCATTTCAAGGGCCTACGATATGGTCCTGAACGGCACTGAGATCGGTGGGGGGTCGATCCGTAATCATCGAAGGGACACGCAGGCGCGGATTTTTCAACTCTTGGGTATCGAGTCGCAGGAGGCAGAAGAAAAGTTTGGTTTTCTGCTCGACGGACTGCGCTATGGGGCACCACCACACGGTGGCATCGCGTTTGGGTTGGACCGGATCGTTGCCATGATGGCAGGAGAAGAATCCATTCGCGACGTGATCGCATTTCCAAAAACGCAGAAAGCCTCCTGCCTGCTTACGGAATCTCCCAGCGATGTGGAGGGCAACCAGTTGCGCGAACTTGGAATTCGGCTCCGTGCAACACAAGCACCGGTAACCGATTCGAACTCGGCATGA
- a CDS encoding zinc ribbon domain-containing protein, producing MPIYEYACVSCDHHLEALQKMSEDPLVFCPECGEESLRKKVSVAAFVLKGSGWYETDFKNSGKEKPKDTKAGDEQSASSKSSDSKSADGASSDTKSSGGKSSDSKSESTKSTSDSTATGSKLGGSKNASPTN from the coding sequence ATGCCGATCTACGAGTATGCCTGCGTTTCATGCGACCATCACCTTGAAGCGTTACAGAAGATGTCTGAAGACCCGCTGGTTTTCTGTCCCGAATGTGGAGAAGAGAGTCTTAGAAAAAAGGTGTCTGTCGCCGCTTTTGTACTCAAAGGTTCCGGCTGGTATGAGACCGATTTCAAGAATTCGGGTAAGGAAAAACCAAAAGACACCAAGGCCGGTGATGAGCAGTCCGCCTCGAGCAAATCCAGCGACAGTAAATCAGCTGACGGTGCCAGTAGTGACACTAAATCGTCAGGCGGCAAGTCATCTGACAGCAAATCGGAGTCCACTAAATCCACCTCTGATTCCACTGCGACCGGGTCCAAGTTGGGTGGCAGCAAGAATGCATCGCCGACAAACTGA
- a CDS encoding MFS transporter, translating to MTKMSETFSIYLERRMARILLLGIISGFPWVLIGSSLSLWLKEDGLSRSTIGWAGLIFGVYAFNFLWAPLIDRLRVPYLTPRLGHRRAWIVTLQALILVCLGGWSLVDPSANLWGVIAIGLVIAIASATQDITIDALRIEQIGRGEGRSMAAGAAIAVVGWWTGYKLGGVVALNTAQAFQSAGMENYWQTTFLVLGAIVIVCNIALMFVPEQSPEERVAEQLEQDNVIASNLALSGLTGQIVAWLVGTVVGPLLSFFRRNGFAIALAILAFVFLFKIGEAFLGRMSIVFYTEMGFSKSDIALYSKGIGWITTVVFTLIGGLFAIRIGLVRAMFVSGILMAVTNLMFSWLAWSGRSEVLFAAAVLLDDLTGAFATVTFVAFISMLVDRTYTATQYALLASIGTAGRTLFASSSGALVDWLDGDWGKFFVLTAVMVIPSLVCLWILRHRLADMLSGAQVRLFGKSA from the coding sequence ATGACCAAAATGTCCGAAACCTTCTCGATCTATCTGGAAAGGCGGATGGCACGCATTCTGCTGCTGGGCATCATCAGTGGATTTCCCTGGGTTCTGATTGGCAGCAGTCTGTCATTGTGGCTCAAGGAAGATGGACTGAGCCGCAGTACCATCGGCTGGGCCGGTCTGATATTCGGCGTGTACGCGTTCAACTTTCTGTGGGCACCGCTGATCGACCGGCTTCGGGTACCGTATCTCACGCCTAGACTGGGTCATCGCCGGGCCTGGATCGTGACACTTCAGGCGCTGATACTGGTCTGTCTGGGGGGGTGGAGCCTGGTCGACCCTTCAGCAAATCTCTGGGGTGTGATTGCGATCGGACTGGTCATCGCGATCGCTTCTGCGACACAGGATATCACCATCGATGCGTTGCGCATTGAGCAGATCGGTCGGGGCGAAGGTCGCTCAATGGCGGCCGGCGCGGCTATTGCTGTGGTGGGCTGGTGGACAGGTTACAAGCTTGGGGGGGTCGTTGCCCTCAATACGGCACAGGCTTTTCAGTCTGCAGGTATGGAAAATTACTGGCAGACCACATTCCTCGTATTGGGCGCGATTGTCATTGTTTGCAACATCGCACTGATGTTTGTTCCTGAACAGTCGCCCGAGGAGCGCGTTGCTGAACAATTAGAACAGGACAACGTTATCGCCTCAAACTTGGCGCTCAGTGGACTGACAGGTCAGATTGTGGCCTGGCTGGTTGGAACAGTTGTGGGCCCATTGCTCAGTTTTTTCAGGCGCAACGGATTTGCAATAGCCCTGGCTATCCTCGCTTTTGTTTTCCTGTTCAAAATCGGTGAGGCGTTTCTCGGGCGAATGTCGATTGTGTTCTACACGGAAATGGGTTTCAGTAAATCAGACATCGCGCTGTACTCAAAGGGTATAGGCTGGATCACCACGGTTGTGTTTACGTTGATTGGCGGGCTGTTTGCAATTCGGATCGGGCTGGTGAGAGCCATGTTCGTATCTGGAATTCTGATGGCAGTGACGAACCTGATGTTTTCCTGGCTGGCCTGGTCCGGTCGCTCGGAGGTTTTGTTTGCAGCCGCAGTGCTGCTCGACGACCTCACCGGTGCATTTGCAACAGTCACCTTTGTTGCCTTTATTTCGATGCTGGTCGACCGCACCTACACGGCAACCCAGTATGCGCTGCTGGCTTCGATTGGCACAGCTGGACGGACATTGTTTGCCTCGTCGTCCGGTGCTCTGGTGGATTGGCTCGATGGCGACTGGGGCAAATTTTTTGTGTTGACGGCCGTCATGGTCATCCCGTCACTGGTGTGCCTGTGGATATTGCGGCACAGACTCGCCGATATGCTGTCGGGTGCCCAGGTCCGATTGTTTGGGAAAAGCGCGTAG
- a CDS encoding exodeoxyribonuclease III, translating to MNVNGIRAAARKQFFDWLPIQDADVVCLQETRAQPEQRKAPEFSPEGYQTYYVDAERKGYSGVAIYSRREPDRVIEGLGWKAFDREGRWVQADYGRLSVVSVYMPSGTSGDERQDFKYRIMKKMEPLLKGFMNGERDYILCGDFNIAHKEIDLKNWRGNRKNSGFLPDERAWLDWLFNDLGMVDVFRHLDDRPEQYTWWSNRGQAWAKNVGWRIDYQIATPAIAARAQLASIFTDDRFSDHAPLIIDYKNSARWLNG from the coding sequence CTGAATGTTAACGGGATACGAGCCGCCGCTCGGAAACAGTTTTTCGACTGGTTGCCTATACAAGATGCGGATGTGGTGTGTTTGCAGGAGACCCGCGCCCAGCCGGAACAGCGAAAAGCACCTGAATTCAGCCCTGAAGGCTACCAGACCTACTACGTCGATGCCGAGCGGAAGGGCTACAGCGGTGTTGCCATCTATTCCAGGAGAGAACCCGACCGCGTGATCGAGGGTCTGGGCTGGAAGGCGTTCGACCGGGAGGGGCGCTGGGTTCAGGCCGACTACGGACGACTGAGCGTGGTATCGGTCTATATGCCGTCCGGCACCAGTGGCGATGAACGCCAGGATTTCAAATATCGCATCATGAAAAAGATGGAGCCGCTGCTGAAAGGGTTTATGAACGGCGAACGCGACTATATCTTGTGTGGTGACTTCAACATTGCCCACAAGGAGATTGATCTTAAGAACTGGCGCGGAAACCGAAAGAATTCCGGTTTTCTGCCCGATGAACGAGCGTGGCTGGACTGGCTGTTTAATGATCTGGGCATGGTCGATGTGTTCCGGCACCTGGATGATCGGCCCGAGCAATACACCTGGTGGTCAAATCGGGGTCAGGCCTGGGCCAAGAACGTGGGTTGGCGCATCGATTACCAGATTGCAACCCCCGCGATTGCCGCGCGTGCCCAGCTGGCCTCGATCTTTACCGATGACCGGTTTTCAGACCACGCACCGCTGATCATCGATTACAAAAACAGTGCACGGTGGCTGAACGGTTGA
- the pyrE gene encoding orotate phosphoribosyltransferase, with amino-acid sequence MTHREQQFLQFAINSGVLRFGEFTLKSGRVSPYFFNAGLFCTGAMLSQLAGFYAAVLCENEPDNFMLFGPAYKGIVLATATAAALHNQYGRNVPFAYNRKEVKDHGEGGTVVGAQLTGRVVIIDDVITAGTAIGESVDIIESAGAQAAAVIVALDREEIVSDQGQSAITQIRERYGLPVHVIARFSTLIEHLRSAPDLKQHLDALEAYRNRYGDPGTATST; translated from the coding sequence ATGACCCATAGAGAACAGCAATTCCTGCAATTTGCCATCAACAGCGGGGTCTTACGGTTCGGTGAGTTTACCCTCAAATCCGGCCGCGTCAGTCCCTATTTCTTTAACGCGGGCCTGTTTTGCACGGGTGCCATGCTGTCCCAGTTGGCAGGGTTTTATGCGGCTGTTTTATGCGAAAACGAACCTGACAATTTTATGCTGTTCGGGCCTGCCTACAAGGGCATCGTACTGGCCACGGCCACCGCGGCGGCGCTACACAACCAGTATGGGCGCAACGTACCCTTTGCCTACAACCGAAAAGAGGTTAAGGACCATGGTGAAGGCGGCACCGTTGTCGGTGCACAACTCACCGGCCGGGTTGTCATCATCGATGATGTGATCACTGCAGGTACCGCTATCGGTGAGTCGGTGGACATCATCGAATCGGCCGGCGCCCAGGCAGCAGCAGTGATTGTTGCACTGGACCGTGAAGAGATCGTTTCGGACCAAGGCCAGTCTGCAATCACGCAGATTCGTGAGCGCTACGGTCTGCCAGTCCATGTGATTGCCCGCTTCAGCACGCTGATTGAACACCTTCGCTCGGCACCGGATCTTAAACAACATCTCGATGCGCTGGAGGCCTACCGAAACCGCTACGGCGATCCAGGCACTGCCACCAGTACCTGA
- a CDS encoding aminopeptidase, protein MGILITKINAIMPCRVGFTPNDGNKSTGRAVLLLLLIALGLPGCALPGYYAQAARGQISLLWRSEPIHSVVSDPSVSASRRRQLMLASRIRQFAVEQLALPDNASYTRFVDVQQPYVLWNVFAAPIFSTEPVTWCFPVAGCVAYRGYFSRQAAFRFAEQMRQKGYDVSVAGVKTYSTLGWLPDPVPNTILDLAEEDLAGLLFHELAHQVIYVTDDTTFNESFATLVEHEGVRRWLARSGRQADFDAFEDRSRRRDEVIKLVLAHQAQLAAVYAEGLSPSIMAQRKLQRLAALRQSYLDLRSRGGGGPGWDAWFSQPLNNAHLAAIGAYYDLVPDFRRLFKAVDQNFEAFYNTVERIADGPKQGYRSALAVLP, encoded by the coding sequence ATGGGAATACTGATTACAAAGATCAACGCTATTATGCCTTGCAGGGTAGGGTTTACCCCGAACGATGGCAATAAAAGTACCGGACGTGCTGTGCTGCTGTTGCTGCTGATCGCGCTTGGGTTGCCCGGTTGCGCTTTGCCGGGGTATTACGCCCAAGCGGCGCGCGGGCAGATCTCGTTACTGTGGCGGAGTGAACCGATTCACTCCGTGGTCAGCGATCCAAGTGTGTCGGCGTCGCGCCGTCGACAGCTGATGCTGGCGAGTCGGATCCGCCAGTTTGCAGTCGAGCAACTCGCATTGCCGGATAACGCGAGTTACACCCGTTTCGTTGATGTCCAACAGCCCTATGTGCTCTGGAACGTATTTGCGGCGCCGATTTTTTCGACAGAACCGGTTACCTGGTGTTTTCCAGTCGCAGGTTGCGTCGCCTATCGCGGTTATTTCAGCCGTCAGGCGGCGTTTAGGTTTGCCGAGCAGATGAGACAGAAGGGCTACGATGTCAGTGTAGCTGGCGTCAAAACCTATTCGACCCTGGGGTGGTTGCCTGATCCTGTGCCCAACACAATTCTGGACTTGGCTGAAGAGGATCTGGCTGGACTTCTGTTCCACGAACTGGCCCATCAGGTGATTTATGTGACCGACGACACCACGTTCAATGAATCCTTTGCCACACTGGTCGAACACGAAGGGGTACGACGATGGTTAGCGCGGTCGGGCAGACAGGCGGATTTTGATGCGTTCGAAGATCGCAGCCGCAGGCGCGACGAGGTGATCAAACTGGTGCTAGCCCATCAGGCGCAGCTGGCGGCAGTGTATGCTGAAGGCCTGAGTCCCTCGATCATGGCGCAACGCAAATTGCAGCGGCTGGCTGCGTTGCGGCAGTCGTACCTGGACCTGCGGTCAAGGGGTGGAGGTGGCCCGGGCTGGGACGCCTGGTTTTCCCAACCGCTGAACAACGCACATCTTGCTGCAATTGGTGCCTACTATGACCTGGTACCCGATTTTCGGCGACTCTTTAAGGCGGTGGACCAGAATTTTGAAGCCTTCTACAACACCGTCGAGCGTATCGCCGATGGGCCCAAGCAGGGTTACCGCAGTGCCCTTGCAGTCCTGCCGTAG
- a CDS encoding multifunctional CCA addition/repair protein: MTDPAEQLECYLVGGAVRDQLLGDASTDLDWVVVGASEDTMLKLGFSPVGRDFPVYLHPTTHQEYALARREKKTGPGYRGFETAASPDVTLEDDLSRRDITINAMARSRQGILIDPWGGATDLAAGVLRHVSAAFTEDPLRVLRVARFAARYHDRGFGVAAETLALMESMVTDGELGTLTPERIWQELSRALNEAQPAEFFRTLRRCGALGVIFPELDALFGVPQPQAHHPEGDAGIHTLLVLEQAARLSTSSKIRFAALVHDLGKGTTPPQHWPKHIGHEKRGLKLVGKMCDRLRVPADYRRLALLVTEYHLLMHRLDTLRPETVLKLLNRLDAFRNPDRVEDFALACEADARGRGTGLATNYPSTKLLQAYLQAVTALSFGDLEGSATDGRARGREVRKRRLAALGSVQIAWRNTT, from the coding sequence ATGACAGACCCGGCCGAACAACTCGAGTGCTATCTGGTCGGTGGTGCCGTTCGAGATCAGTTACTCGGTGATGCCAGCACCGACCTTGACTGGGTGGTGGTCGGTGCCAGTGAAGATACCATGCTGAAGCTCGGATTTTCACCGGTTGGCCGGGACTTTCCGGTTTACCTGCATCCCACAACCCATCAGGAGTATGCGCTGGCACGGCGCGAGAAAAAGACCGGCCCGGGGTATCGCGGTTTTGAGACTGCCGCATCCCCCGATGTCACGCTCGAGGATGATCTTTCCCGCCGGGACATCACCATCAACGCCATGGCCCGCTCCCGGCAGGGAATACTGATCGACCCGTGGGGGGGTGCGACTGACCTTGCAGCCGGCGTGCTAAGACACGTATCAGCCGCATTCACCGAGGATCCACTGAGGGTGTTGCGCGTAGCAAGGTTCGCGGCCCGCTACCACGATCGTGGGTTCGGCGTCGCAGCAGAAACGCTGGCACTGATGGAAAGTATGGTCACTGACGGCGAGCTGGGCACGCTCACGCCTGAACGGATCTGGCAGGAACTCTCGCGCGCACTGAACGAAGCCCAGCCGGCTGAATTTTTTCGCACACTGCGCCGGTGCGGCGCTCTGGGCGTTATCTTTCCTGAACTCGATGCTCTGTTCGGTGTGCCCCAACCCCAGGCCCACCACCCTGAAGGCGACGCCGGTATACACACCCTTCTGGTGCTCGAGCAAGCCGCCAGGTTGAGCACTAGCAGCAAGATCCGGTTTGCTGCCCTGGTTCACGACCTTGGTAAAGGCACGACGCCGCCGCAACACTGGCCAAAACACATCGGCCACGAAAAGCGAGGCCTGAAACTGGTCGGGAAGATGTGTGATCGACTGCGGGTGCCGGCGGATTATCGCCGGCTGGCACTGCTGGTCACCGAATACCACCTGCTGATGCACCGTCTCGATACGCTCAGACCTGAAACTGTGCTCAAACTGCTCAACCGACTGGATGCATTTCGCAACCCCGATCGGGTCGAGGATTTTGCGCTCGCCTGCGAAGCCGATGCGCGGGGACGTGGTACGGGTTTAGCGACAAATTATCCGAGCACCAAACTGCTCCAGGCCTATCTGCAGGCCGTGACGGCACTCAGTTTCGGTGATCTGGAGGGCAGCGCAACTGACGGCCGGGCGCGCGGACGGGAAGTCCGGAAACGTCGCCTGGCAGCGCTTGGTTCGGTCCAAATCGCGTGGCGTAATACCACTTGA